Genomic segment of Calderihabitans maritimus:
AGTTGAGAGGGCAGTTGAAATTATATATAAAAAATTACAGGCCGGAAGTTTGGACTTTCCGGCTCTTGAAGACAACCGGGAGATGGGATAATGTACGAGCTTTCTACGTCGAGTTTGACGAAGGAGACTAATGGATTGTAGTTAGGTTTCTGGAATGCCCCTTCAATTTGTTGCTACAAACTTTTCTCAGGAGTTTTGATAACCCTGTATTGACAGCATGGGTGATTCTGCTATACTACCGTTAGGCTTAAAAATGATTGGTGTCCTGTAGAAACTGGATACTGATGATTCTAGGAGGAGAGATTAAACGAAGGAGGGAGCAGATGTTTTGAAAATTTCACGCATCCTTATTGGTGCTGAATACCTGATCCATATTTTGATAGCTGTCATACTTCTTTTTGCTACCGCCGGGATTTTTCTTTTATCTATACGGGAACTGCAGGAATTTTCATTACTTACCATCCTCACCCTTATCAGCAATGCTCTATTAATGCTTATTGTTAAAGAAATTCTCTGGACTGTTCTTAGATTCTTGAAACGCCAGGACTTTAATATCAGCTCTTTTCTTTTCATTGGTATTATATCCAGTATCCGCCAGATGCTTTTTGTTGAAGCTCAAAAATCCATTGCAGAGGTTGATGTGGTTACTTATTTTATAGAATTAGGGCTTAATGCAGCAGTTATTCTTATTTTGATGGTTTCTTATTTCCTTTGGAAAAAAGCGGAAAATTATTCCCGGCCTTACAATTAAGGGAGGTAAGAAGTGGTTAATTGAATGGAAAGCAAATCCTATCAGAGAAAACTTTACCATGAATTTATACTATAAACGCTATATCTTTTTATACCTTAACAAGACCAAAGAATGGATAGACCTTCTAAAGAGAACTATAGGGTCTATCCTTTTATGTATAACCGTTAAGATTAACCATGGTATGTAGGCAGGGGTAGCAGCGGTTCAACTGAGGAACAGTAGCGAAATTCCATTTCTCCTGTAATAGTGTACACCTTTGTGTACACTTTTTGTTTATCCGGAAGGGTTTCAATATTTTTATGTCGAAGTAGAGTGATGAGGTGACATAAAAGTGGAGGACAATTTTCTAGAAAATCTTGTATTTCTCGCCGCGGAAAGTCTGCCCATAGGGATACTGGTTGTTGATGAGGTCGGGAAAATTATCTATTTGAATAAAGCTTTTCAGAATTTAGCTGGGATACCCAACGAGGCAGTTAAAAAAAATATAAACGACGTTATGGAAGAAACGCTTATGTCCCAGGTATTAAAAACGGGAGAAATTGTGACAAAGATTATATTTACCGCTAATGGCCAGGAAGCGGTTCTGGAGGAAAGACCGCTTTTCCATAACGGTAAATTAGTCGGAGGGATAAGTTTACTCATTTCTCAGGAAGTGCGTTCAATTCAAATGTTAAAACATAAACTTTCTTTATTAGAACAAGAGATAGAACATTACCAGGAAAGGCTGGCAGTAAGAAACATTCCCGACAAGCACTTTCAACCTTTTATCAGCAATAATCCCAAGATGCAGGAAGTAGTGAAATTGGCAGAGCGGGTGGCCGCCAGCGATGTCAACATTTTAATCACTGGGGAAACCGGAACGGGAAAGGATCTATTAAGTACTGCGATTCACCATAAAAGTAAACGGGCGAACCGACCATTTATTAAGATCAATTGTGCAGCCATACCGGCGAACCTGCTGGAATCGGAACTTTTTGGGTACGAAGGAGGGGCCTTTACCAGTGCCCGAAGTACCGGAAAACCTGGCAAATTTGAACTGGCCCATAAAGGGACGATATTTCTGGATGAAATTGGTGACATGCCTTTGGAGATGCAGGCAAAAATTTTACGGGTAATTCAGGAGCGGGAGTTTGAGAGAGTAGGAGGTACTAAACCAATTAAAGTAGATGTGAGAATCATTGCTGCCACCAATCGGGATTTAAAGGATATGGTCGATAAAAAGTTATTCCGGGAGGATTTATATTTCCGTCTCAATGTAGTGGAACTGCATCTTCCCCCCTTAAGGGAACGCCGGGAAGACATTCCCTATTTAATACGTACCATACTGGCAAAACTTTGCCACCGATATGAAATACCGGCCCCAGAAATTGATCCTGCAGCCTTTCAAATGTTGATGAATTATGATTGGCCGGGTAATGTTAGGGAATTGGAGAATGTATTAGAGCGGGCCATAAATCTTGCGCCATCGAGATATATTGGGCCGGAACATCTTCCTCCAGCCCTTCGCGACGGAATGCCAGTTGGAGAAATGGACCCCAAAGGTTTGTTGGGGATGATGGTGGATAATTTTGAGAAACAAAAGATTATTGATGCCTTGAAAGCAACCGGTGGGAATAAAGTACGAGCGGCCAAAATGTTGGGAATTTCCCGCACCGGACTATACAAAAAATTAAGAAAATATGGACTGTTAACTAAAGTGTACACAAAAAAGTGATGCAATAGGCCGAGTGTTAACAGAGGTGTACACTTTTAGCCTTTTTGATTTGTTTTGAACACCTTCCGAAGCGTTAATATACGCGGGTTTTATAAAAACAAAGAGTCAGAAAATTGTTAATGGCATGAATTTTGGATGTAATATAGGTGCTTCAATGGTAGCAGTTCAAAGCAACCGGAAAGGAGGAATATTACTTGCCCGCATTAGCCAAGTTGCCAAAGGAACGAACCGATACAAATTTTTTGGAACAAATTTTAGCCCTGCCTGGCGGAGAAACCATTCTGAAATGCATGCAATGTGGCACCTGCTCGGGTTCATGCCCGACCAGTTATCAAATGGATTACACGCCCCGGCGGATCATCGCTATGATACGGGCGGGAATGAAAGAACAGGTTTTACGAAGTGCCGCCATCTGGTTATGCGCGTCCTGTTATTCATGTAGTGTTCGCTGCCCCCGGGGTATAGAATTTACAGAAATCATGTATTTGCTCAAATCTCTAGCTATAAAGGAAAATATTTTACCGGAAAAGCACGACAGTTCTACTTTTTACCGCGTCTTCAGTGATATTGTGATAGACACCGGTCGACTGAATGAAAACAAACTAATTGCCCGGTATTCCTTTGAAACAGACGCCAGCCGGCTCTGGAAGCAATTTGCGCCTTTAGGCTTTAAACTCTTGCTCCGCCGGCGTATAAGCTTTATTCCTGCCAAAATCAAGAATAAAGAGGAGTTTAGGCGCTTAATTCAAAATGCTCGCATAAGAGGTGACATCCAATGAAATATGCGTATTATCCCGGATGTTCCCTTCACGCCTCGGCGAAAGATTACGACCTATCTTTAAAGGCGACATGTAAAAAATTGTCTATTGATTTAATCGAAGTAGATGACTGGAATTGTTGCGGGGCGACTGCAGCACCTTCAGTGGACCCTGTATTAGCCATTGCACTGGCAGCCAGGAATTTAGCCCGGGCGGAAAGCAAAGAAACCGACGTGGCGGTAGCATGTAATGCATGCTACTCAGCATTAAAGCGGACGGCGGAAAAGTTGAATAAGTATTCCCAGATAAATGAACAGGTGCAGACAATGCTACAAGAAGTGGGTTTGAATTTTTCCGGAAAGATAAAGGTTAAACATTTGCTGGAAGTTCTTGCTTCCCTCGATGCCGAAGAGTGGGAAAAGCATATTGTTAAACCCCTGACAGGTTTGAAAGTAGCTTGCTATTACGGGTGTCAAATTGTACGTCCCAGAACCTTCGATGACCCTGAGCAGCCCCGAACGCTGGACATGTTAATGCAGCGCCTCGGGGCGGAAGCAGTACCGTTCTATCATAAAACCAAATGCTGTGGCGGTGCGCTATCGACTACCAAAGAAAAAGTGGCGTTAAAAATGGTTAAGGAAATTTTACTTGAAGCTGCTTCGCAACAGGCAGACCTTATCGTAACCGTTTGTCCTTTATGCCAGCTAAACCTCGATGCCTATCAAGATAAAGTTAATGAAACATTTGGGACCAATCTGGAGATACCGGTAATTTATTTTACCCAGCTTACCGGTCTGGCCTTGGGTGCCAACAGTCGCCAATTAGGACTGGACAAGCCCATTGTTTCTCCGGCCAAAGCTTTAGCAAACTTCCTTTAGGAGGTGTGAAAATTGAACGCAAAAATTGGTGTCTATGTATGCCACTGTGGATACAATATTGCGGGTAAAGTAGATGTGAAAGAAGTAGCCGAGTATGCCGGAACTTTGGATAACGTAGTTATTGCTCGTGATTATAAATATATGTGTTCTGATCCGGGGCAGGACCTAATCAAAAATGATATCAAGG
This window contains:
- a CDS encoding phosphate-starvation-inducible PsiE family protein translates to MKISRILIGAEYLIHILIAVILLFATAGIFLLSIRELQEFSLLTILTLISNALLMLIVKEILWTVLRFLKRQDFNISSFLFIGIISSIRQMLFVEAQKSIAEVDVVTYFIELGLNAAVILILMVSYFLWKKAENYSRPYN
- a CDS encoding sigma-54 interaction domain-containing protein, with product MEDNFLENLVFLAAESLPIGILVVDEVGKIIYLNKAFQNLAGIPNEAVKKNINDVMEETLMSQVLKTGEIVTKIIFTANGQEAVLEERPLFHNGKLVGGISLLISQEVRSIQMLKHKLSLLEQEIEHYQERLAVRNIPDKHFQPFISNNPKMQEVVKLAERVAASDVNILITGETGTGKDLLSTAIHHKSKRANRPFIKINCAAIPANLLESELFGYEGGAFTSARSTGKPGKFELAHKGTIFLDEIGDMPLEMQAKILRVIQEREFERVGGTKPIKVDVRIIAATNRDLKDMVDKKLFREDLYFRLNVVELHLPPLRERREDIPYLIRTILAKLCHRYEIPAPEIDPAAFQMLMNYDWPGNVRELENVLERAINLAPSRYIGPEHLPPALRDGMPVGEMDPKGLLGMMVDNFEKQKIIDALKATGGNKVRAAKMLGISRTGLYKKLRKYGLLTKVYTKK
- a CDS encoding 4Fe-4S dicluster domain-containing protein, whose amino-acid sequence is MPALAKLPKERTDTNFLEQILALPGGETILKCMQCGTCSGSCPTSYQMDYTPRRIIAMIRAGMKEQVLRSAAIWLCASCYSCSVRCPRGIEFTEIMYLLKSLAIKENILPEKHDSSTFYRVFSDIVIDTGRLNENKLIARYSFETDASRLWKQFAPLGFKLLLRRRISFIPAKIKNKEEFRRLIQNARIRGDIQ
- a CDS encoding CoB--CoM heterodisulfide reductase iron-sulfur subunit B family protein; the protein is MKYAYYPGCSLHASAKDYDLSLKATCKKLSIDLIEVDDWNCCGATAAPSVDPVLAIALAARNLARAESKETDVAVACNACYSALKRTAEKLNKYSQINEQVQTMLQEVGLNFSGKIKVKHLLEVLASLDAEEWEKHIVKPLTGLKVACYYGCQIVRPRTFDDPEQPRTLDMLMQRLGAEAVPFYHKTKCCGGALSTTKEKVALKMVKEILLEAASQQADLIVTVCPLCQLNLDAYQDKVNETFGTNLEIPVIYFTQLTGLALGANSRQLGLDKPIVSPAKALANFL